CCGCGGCCGCGTGTCCGCGGTGATCATCACGCTCGTCTTCGGCGCGGTCGCCATGACCACCCAGCTCGCGTTCCTGGATCTGGCCGCCAAGGCGTGCCCGCGCCACGCGGAGGCCACCTTCTTCGCGCTGCTGATGTCGATCTACAACTTCGGCACGCGGAGCGCGGAGTGGGCCGGAGCCAATCTGTACGACCGGGTGGGCTACACGCCGCTGGTGCTGATCTCCACCGTCTTCACCGCGGCGGCCTGGATCCTGGTACCGCTCGTGCCGATCGACGATATCGAGGCGGCCGCCCGAGAGCCGGGCGACTAGAAACCGGACCGGCGCCGCCGCCGGCCGCGCGTCAGGGCTCCGCGCGCTCCTCGCGCTCGACGATCTGCTTCGCGCCCTCGTAGGCGCGGCGCAGCCAGCGGAGCGCGCGGCCCACGTCGCGCGGCGCCTCCACCCGACATTCCACCCATCCGCTCGCGCTCAGCCGCCGGTGCGGCGAGCAGCCCGCGGCGAGCGCCCGGCGCTGATCCTCGGGGCCAAGGCGGATCCAGAGATCGGCGTCCTTGGGACGCAGGGGAAAGCACGCGAAGAGGCGCGGCCCCACGAAGTACCCCCAGCGCCCGAACATCGGCGTGATCTTCACGCGGGGCCAGTTGCCGAGCGTCTGATTGAGCTCGGCGGCCGGGCCGACGCCCCCGCGCTCGAGGGTGCGCCGGGTCTTGCGCGCCGAGCCGATGCCGCGAAACGGCCGGCGAGGGCTCACCGCCGTCTAGCGCCGCGGGTCCGTCGGGCCCAGCGCGCAGAGCCCGCCGTCCACGACCGAGGTGTAGCCGGTCATCGCGGGGTGGGCCAGCAGGAACACCACCGCGTCCGCCACCTCCTCCGCGGTGGGAGTGCGCCCGATCGGCGTCACCTGCGCCGCCTGGTCCAGGAGCTCGTCGGTGATGAAGCCATCGCCGAAGCCGGTGCGCAGCAGCCCCGGCGCCACCGCGTTGACCCGGATCTTCGACGGAGCGAGCACGCGGGCCAGCGACTTGGTCAGGACGGTGAGCCCCGCCTTGGAGGCCGCGTAGGCCATCGAGGAGCCGGTCCCGGTGAAGCCCGCCACCGAGGTGATGTTGACGACGGCCCCGCCGCCGCGTTTCTCGAGATGCGGCACCGCGGCGCGCACGCAGTAGAACGGCGCGCGCAGGTTGGTGGCGAACACGCGGTCCCAGATCTCGTCGGTGAGGTCGTCCAGCTGGCGGTGGGGCACCCGCGCGGTCCAGCCCGCGTTGTTCACGAGCCCGTCGAGCCCGCCCATCTCGCGCGCGACGCGGCTCATCATCGCGCGCACCTGCGCGTCCAGCGTGACGTCGGCCTGCACGGTCAGGGCGCGGCCGCCCGCCTGCGCGGCGAGCCGCGCCGACTCCTCGGCCTCCGCGGCCGACTTCGAGTAGTTGATCGCGACGTGGGCGCCCGCGCGGGCCAGGGCGATCACGGTGGCGCGACCGATGCCGGTGGCGCCTCCCGTGACCAGCACGACCTTGCCCTCGAGCGTCATCGGCTCCCGACGCTTCCGCCGGCCGGGATCAGGGGAAGTGATACCGCGAGATGTGGAGGTGGACTCCGTGAGAGGAAGCGGGCTCGACCGTCAGCTCGGCGGCTCCCAGCAGGACCGACGCCTTCGCCTTCTCGAGGCGCGCCACCAGCGGCGGCAGCTCCGGAGCCACCATCGACAGCGCGACCAGGCCTTCCAACCCGCGCGCCTCCCCGGCCGGGACCATGAGGAGCGTGGCCCCGCCGGCCCAGCCGAGCATGGTTCGCGGACCGCCGTTGACCTCGACCTCGGGCAGGCCGAACAGGTCCTGGTACGTCTTGGCCGCGTCGTCCGGAGCCGGCGAGCCGATCACGAGCCGCTTGAAGCGCACCGGCGACTCGGCGTGGGTCTCGCCGTTCGACGGGGTGGCCAGCTCGACCAGGACCCCGTGGCAGGCCTTGGGATGGAGGAATCCGATCCGGCCGGCGAGCCCTTGACGGGGCTCGCTGTCGATCAGCGGCACGCCCCGCGCCCGCAGCGCGGTGAGATCGGAGGCCACGTCGGCGGTCTTGAAGCAGATGTGGTGGAGCCCTTCCCCGCGCTTGGCCAGGAAGCGCCCCACCGCGCTCTCCGCCGACAGCGGCTCCAGCAGCTCGATCTCGCTCTCGCCCGCCGCGAGGAGCGCGGCCCGCACGCCCTGCTCGGCCACCACCGCCTCGCGCGACAGCGGTAGCCCCAGCGTGTCCCGCCAGAATCGATAGGCCTGCGACAGGCTCTTCACCGCGATTCCGACGTGATGGACGTTGGTCACCATCGCTCGATCGACCCGACGATCACGCTAGCCGACGAGGCCCGGATTTTCAACTTCTTTCGCCGCTCGTCGGCCACGCGCGAACGCTCAGCCGCGCGTGAAGAGGGAGCCGGCGGGCGGCACCTTCACCAGGACCGCGTTCTCCTCGACGTGGGCCACGCTCTGCATCCCGCAGAGCGCGGTGCCGACGCCGGGGGTCGAGCGCACGAACTGGAGCGCGCGCTGCGCGTCGGTGCTGAGGTCGCCCAGCACCTGGCCGAGCTCGGCGGGCAGGTTCTTGGCGAGCTGCCCCCGCAGCATGGAGGCCGACGCGGTGACGTAGACGCCGAGGTGCGCGGCCGCCTGCACGACGGACAGCGGCGCCGTGTCCACCGTCTGGTTGGGCAGGGTGAGGGCCTCGGTCATGCGGAGGTTGTACGGGAGCTGGATCATCGCGAAATGATGCCGGTCGCCCGCGACGTCGCGGGCCAGGCCCACCAGCTCGGGCAGCGAGAGGTAGTCGCGCGCGGTGGACGCCTCGCGGTAGCCGTTCCAGGTGGCGGTGCCGTAGCAGCGGATGCGGCCGTCGCCGACCGCGCTCTCCAGGAACTCGAAGGCGGCGCGCATGCGCGCCGCGAACACCGACCGCTCCACCACCTGCAGCTGCGTCTCCGGATTGTGCAGGTAGTACACGTCGATGGTGTCCACGCCCAGGTTCGCGCGGCTGCGGTCGAGCTGATCGCCGAGATAGCGGGGCGTCATGCAGTGCTGGCCGGCCACCACGTCGGACAGGGTCAGCACGCCCGGCCGCACGTAGGTCTCCGTGAAATAGGCGACCGGGTTCGCGGGCTTGCTTCCGTCGAAGGCGATGACGCCGCCCTTGGTGGTCAGCACCACCTCCTCCCGCGCGATGGTGCCGTCGCTCAGGAGCGAGCGCAGCGCCGCGCCGATGCTGCGCTCGCTGCGCTGGTGGCGGTAGTTGATCGCGGTGTCCACCATGTTGAAGCCCAGCTCGAGGGCGCGCCGCACCGAGTCCTCGTAGGCGTGATCGGTGGCCTCGTCGTCGTTGCCCAGGTGAGTGCCGATGCCCAGGGAGGAGACGCTCAGCCCGCGCCACGCCCGGAAGTGTCCCTTGCCCGCCCGCGCGCCGAGGCGCTTCCGGTAGCCCGCGGTCCCTTCGGCCGTCGCGAATCCGCGCACGCCCATGATGGCCCTCGGCTCCCGCCCTACGGCTCGACCGTGAAGCGCAGCGCGCCCTCGGTGATGTGACCGTCGACCGCGAGGACCCGATAGCGCAGGGTGTAGTCACCGGGCGCGAGCGAGCGGATCGGGATCACGAGGCGGTCGGGAG
This region of Candidatus Methylomirabilota bacterium genomic DNA includes:
- a CDS encoding SDR family oxidoreductase, whose product is MTLEGKVVLVTGGATGIGRATVIALARAGAHVAINYSKSAAEAEESARLAAQAGGRALTVQADVTLDAQVRAMMSRVAREMGGLDGLVNNAGWTARVPHRQLDDLTDEIWDRVFATNLRAPFYCVRAAVPHLEKRGGGAVVNITSVAGFTGTGSSMAYAASKAGLTVLTKSLARVLAPSKIRVNAVAPGLLRTGFGDGFITDELLDQAAQVTPIGRTPTAEEVADAVVFLLAHPAMTGYTSVVDGGLCALGPTDPRR
- the mce gene encoding methylmalonyl-CoA epimerase, which gives rise to MVTNVHHVGIAVKSLSQAYRFWRDTLGLPLSREAVVAEQGVRAALLAAGESEIELLEPLSAESAVGRFLAKRGEGLHHICFKTADVASDLTALRARGVPLIDSEPRQGLAGRIGFLHPKACHGVLVELATPSNGETHAESPVRFKRLVIGSPAPDDAAKTYQDLFGLPEVEVNGGPRTMLGWAGGATLLMVPAGEARGLEGLVALSMVAPELPPLVARLEKAKASVLLGAAELTVEPASSHGVHLHISRYHFP
- a CDS encoding luciferase family protein; its protein translation is MSPRRPFRGIGSARKTRRTLERGGVGPAAELNQTLGNWPRVKITPMFGRWGYFVGPRLFACFPLRPKDADLWIRLGPEDQRRALAAGCSPHRRLSASGWVECRVEAPRDVGRALRWLRRAYEGAKQIVEREERAEP
- a CDS encoding aldo/keto reductase, with protein sequence MGVRGFATAEGTAGYRKRLGARAGKGHFRAWRGLSVSSLGIGTHLGNDDEATDHAYEDSVRRALELGFNMVDTAINYRHQRSERSIGAALRSLLSDGTIAREEVVLTTKGGVIAFDGSKPANPVAYFTETYVRPGVLTLSDVVAGQHCMTPRYLGDQLDRSRANLGVDTIDVYYLHNPETQLQVVERSVFAARMRAAFEFLESAVGDGRIRCYGTATWNGYREASTARDYLSLPELVGLARDVAGDRHHFAMIQLPYNLRMTEALTLPNQTVDTAPLSVVQAAAHLGVYVTASASMLRGQLAKNLPAELGQVLGDLSTDAQRALQFVRSTPGVGTALCGMQSVAHVEENAVLVKVPPAGSLFTRG